A genome region from Sphingomonas anseongensis includes the following:
- the purE gene encoding 5-(carboxyamino)imidazole ribonucleotide mutase, with protein MTAPQVGIIMGSKSDWDTMVHAAEMLDSLGVAHETKIVSAHRTPERLYEYARAARGRGLKVIIAGAGGAAHLPGMAASMTIIPVLGVPVETKSLKGMDSLLSIVQMPAGIPVGTLAIGKAGAINAALLAASILAAGDERLAERLERHRSEQTASVADSPE; from the coding sequence GTGACTGCTCCCCAGGTTGGAATCATCATGGGCAGCAAGTCCGACTGGGACACGATGGTCCATGCCGCCGAGATGCTCGACAGCCTCGGAGTCGCCCACGAAACGAAGATCGTCTCCGCCCACCGCACTCCGGAACGCCTCTATGAATATGCCCGGGCCGCCCGCGGCCGTGGGCTCAAGGTGATCATCGCCGGTGCCGGGGGCGCCGCCCACCTCCCCGGAATGGCGGCGTCGATGACGATAATTCCGGTGCTCGGAGTTCCGGTCGAAACCAAGTCCCTCAAGGGCATGGATAGCCTGCTTTCGATCGTGCAGATGCCCGCCGGAATCCCGGTCGGCACGCTGGCGATCGGCAAGGCGGGAGCGATCAACGCCGCATTGCTCGCCGCCTCGATCCTCGCGGCCGGGGACGAACGGCTCGCCGAACGGCTCGAAAGGCATCGCTCGGAGCAAACCGCCTCGGTGGCCGACTCCCCCGAATGA
- a CDS encoding M14 family metallopeptidase, which translates to MTLTISSAFDAGNIRVVKQDGSSADLEIVKDHMSDFYQWFYFRVAGGKGRELTLRITNCGGSAYPHGWPDYRACISADRDEWVRADGTSYADGVLTIRFTPSTDVVWVAYFAPYSMERHHDLVTSVASLPGVDYASLGKSLDGQDIDCLTMGEGPVNVWLYARQHPGESMAEWWMEGALEKLTDLDDPVTRVLRKECTFRVVPNMNPDGSRRGHLRTNAVGVNLNREWHAPSADKSPEVLCVRNAMDETGVDFAMDIHGDEAIPANFLAGFEGIPSLSDRQSRLFAAFSETLERLSPDFQTRQGYEIPKPGEANMSMSTTQLAERYGCVSMTLEMPFKDNFDLPDDVYGWSPERSKHLARACLDSLHALLPALKEARTEKPKAERVDA; encoded by the coding sequence ATGACCCTCACCATCTCTAGCGCGTTCGACGCAGGCAACATCCGCGTCGTGAAGCAGGACGGAAGCTCCGCCGACCTGGAGATCGTCAAGGACCACATGAGCGACTTCTACCAGTGGTTCTATTTCCGCGTCGCGGGCGGCAAGGGCCGCGAACTGACGCTGCGCATCACCAATTGCGGCGGCTCCGCTTATCCGCACGGTTGGCCCGACTATCGCGCCTGCATCTCGGCGGACCGCGACGAATGGGTCCGGGCCGACGGCACCAGCTATGCGGACGGCGTACTCACCATCCGCTTCACGCCGAGCACCGATGTCGTCTGGGTCGCCTATTTCGCGCCTTATTCGATGGAACGGCATCACGATCTGGTGACCTCCGTCGCGTCGCTTCCGGGGGTCGATTACGCCTCGCTCGGCAAGTCGCTCGACGGGCAGGACATCGACTGCCTGACGATGGGCGAGGGTCCGGTGAACGTCTGGCTCTATGCCCGCCAGCACCCCGGCGAGAGCATGGCTGAATGGTGGATGGAAGGCGCCCTCGAAAAGCTCACCGATCTCGACGATCCGGTTACTCGCGTGCTCCGCAAGGAATGCACCTTCCGGGTGGTCCCGAACATGAATCCGGACGGGTCGCGGCGCGGCCATCTTCGCACCAATGCCGTCGGCGTGAACCTCAATCGCGAATGGCACGCGCCTTCGGCCGACAAGAGCCCGGAAGTGTTGTGCGTCCGCAATGCGATGGACGAAACCGGAGTGGACTTTGCGATGGACATCCACGGCGACGAGGCGATCCCCGCCAACTTCCTCGCAGGATTTGAGGGTATCCCGTCGCTCAGCGACCGCCAGTCGCGGCTCTTCGCCGCGTTCAGCGAGACCCTCGAGCGGCTGTCGCCCGATTTCCAGACCCGCCAGGGCTATGAGATTCCGAAGCCCGGCGAAGCGAACATGTCGATGTCCACGACCCAGCTGGCGGAGCGCTACGGCTGCGTGTCCATGACTCTCGAAATGCCGTTCAAGGACAATTTCGACCTTCCCGACGACGTCTACGGCTGGAGCCCGGAGCGCTCCAAGCACCTGGCGCGCGCCTGCCTCGATTCGCTCCACGCGCTGCTTCCGGCGTTGAAGGAGGCGAGGACGGAGAAGCCGAAGGCCGAGAGGGTCGATGCCTAG
- the gpmA gene encoding 2,3-diphosphoglycerate-dependent phosphoglycerate mutase, with translation MPRLVLVRHGQSQWNLENRFTGWWDVGLSEKGVAEAAAAGELMKAKGFEFDVCFTSVLTRAILTLDIALEAMDRLWLPVFKHWRLNERHYGGLTGLNKQEMREKVGEVQVKIWRRSFDIPPPPLEADSPYNVSRDRRYSGVEVPATESLKDTIERVLPYWDEAIAPALRSGQRVLISAHGNSIRALVKHLSGLGDEEVVGVEIPTGQPLVYELDDDLRLVETYYLNER, from the coding sequence ATGCCTAGGCTGGTCCTGGTCCGTCACGGCCAGTCGCAGTGGAACCTGGAGAATAGATTCACCGGCTGGTGGGACGTCGGCCTGTCGGAAAAGGGAGTCGCCGAGGCGGCCGCCGCCGGTGAGCTGATGAAGGCGAAGGGCTTCGAGTTCGACGTCTGCTTCACCAGCGTACTGACGCGTGCGATCCTGACTCTCGACATTGCGCTCGAGGCGATGGACCGGCTTTGGCTTCCTGTCTTCAAGCACTGGCGGTTGAATGAGCGCCACTATGGCGGGCTGACCGGGCTCAACAAGCAGGAGATGCGCGAGAAGGTCGGCGAGGTGCAGGTCAAGATCTGGCGCCGCTCGTTCGACATCCCGCCGCCGCCGCTGGAGGCGGACAGCCCGTACAACGTCAGCCGCGACCGCCGCTATTCGGGGGTCGAGGTGCCGGCGACCGAGAGCCTCAAGGATACGATAGAGCGCGTCCTGCCTTATTGGGACGAAGCCATCGCGCCTGCGCTGAGGTCGGGGCAACGGGTGCTGATCAGCGCCCACGGCAATTCCATCCGCGCCCTGGTCAAGCATCTGTCGGGGCTAGGCGACGAAGAGGTCGTCGGGGTCGAAATCCCGACCGGCCAGCCGCTGGTTTACGAGCTCGACGACGACCTCAGGCTCGTCGAAACCTATTATCTGAACGAGCGCTAG
- the galE gene encoding UDP-glucose 4-epimerase GalE, which translates to MSKVPVLVTGGAGYIGSHAVLALKDSGWPVAIIDDLSNGSRIVVPGDVPFYEGNIADRSLVERILAEQKIGAIMHFAGSIVVPESVTNPLAYYGNNTVATHALISAAVAGGVRHILFSSTAAVYGAPETIPVDEDAAKAPINPYGASKLMTEWMLADCSAAYGFNYGALRYFNVSGADRELRSGQIGKGSTHLIKIAVEAATGKRDHVDVFGSDYPTPDGTCIRDYIHVSDLADAHVLALQRLIDAPDENLLLNCGYGRGLSVLEVLDALDRQLNEPIRREMKPRRAGDPPALVAGNARLLKALAWTPRFNDIETIVRDALEWERKLETIQAAT; encoded by the coding sequence ATGTCGAAAGTCCCCGTCCTCGTCACCGGCGGCGCCGGTTACATCGGAAGCCATGCAGTCCTAGCGCTCAAGGACTCCGGCTGGCCGGTCGCAATCATCGACGACCTGTCCAACGGCAGCCGCATCGTCGTGCCCGGGGACGTCCCCTTCTACGAAGGCAATATCGCCGACCGCTCGCTGGTCGAGCGGATCCTCGCCGAGCAGAAGATCGGCGCGATCATGCATTTCGCCGGCTCGATCGTCGTTCCCGAAAGCGTCACGAACCCGCTCGCGTATTATGGCAACAACACCGTCGCGACCCACGCGCTGATATCGGCGGCGGTCGCGGGCGGAGTGCGCCACATCCTCTTTTCCTCCACGGCGGCGGTCTACGGCGCGCCGGAAACGATTCCGGTCGACGAGGATGCCGCAAAGGCTCCGATCAATCCCTATGGCGCGTCGAAGCTGATGACCGAGTGGATGCTCGCCGATTGCTCGGCCGCCTACGGCTTCAACTATGGCGCGCTCCGCTACTTCAACGTGTCCGGTGCTGACCGCGAGCTTCGTTCAGGACAGATCGGCAAGGGATCGACCCACCTGATCAAGATCGCCGTCGAAGCGGCTACCGGCAAGCGCGACCATGTCGACGTGTTCGGCAGCGATTATCCGACGCCCGACGGCACCTGCATCCGCGACTACATTCACGTCAGCGACCTAGCCGATGCGCACGTGCTCGCGCTCCAGCGCCTGATCGACGCGCCAGACGAGAACCTGCTCTTGAACTGCGGCTACGGCCGAGGCCTGTCGGTCCTGGAAGTGCTCGACGCGCTGGACCGCCAGCTCAACGAGCCGATCAGGCGCGAGATGAAGCCGAGGCGGGCGGGCGACCCGCCGGCGTTGGTCGCGGGCAACGCGAGACTGCTCAAGGCGCTCGCCTGGACTCCGCGCTTCAACGACATCGAGACGATCGTTCGCGACGCGCTCGAATGGGAGCGCAAGCTGGAGACGATCCAGGCGGCCACCTAG
- a CDS encoding VPS10 domain-containing protein, which translates to MKPLTRGRRAVARIAIAGAAIACSSILVAQVEHNIPTKPYSVDESYLTGFKWRNIGPNRGGRSIAVAGSASRPNEYYFGAVGGGLWKTIDGGTTWKPVTDEGVDNSAVGGVAVCETNPDIVFFTTGETQLRGNIMPGNGVYKSTDAGKTWKNVGLKEVRNFSRVRIDPKNCNTVFVGGFGHYGAENPERGVYKSTDGGATWRKVLYRDPRSGAVDIAIDQRNPKVIYAALWEAWRKPWAMSSGGPGSGLFKSVDGGETWTELTRNPGLPGGLIGKIGVSVSPVDSSRVYAIVENKDGGVFVSDDAGATWRRTNDKRDLRQRAFYYTRIYADPKVKDRVYVLNVQFFRSDDGGKTFKKKIRVPHGDNHDLWIAPNDNQRMIEGNDGGGTVSVNGGETWTEEDYPTAQIYRVTIDKHFPYFACGAQQDNTTICVPSKDWRHMNALGQYGFSPGGGESGYIAADPHNPNIYYAGSYGGDLDRFDYSTGQTRAVNIWPDNPMGYSASDITERFQWTYPIVFDPQDNDTLYAASQHVWRTTNGGQSWEKISPDLTRHEPSTLAASGGPITLDQTGVETFATVFALTPSRLEPDVIWAGSDDGLVHITRDNGRSWQNVTPTSFPEYLKITTIEDSPSRPGTAFLTGNRFLLDDLRPYVFKTSDYGRTWVPITKGIPADEVARSIREDTTRPGLLFMGTERGVWVSFDDGRRWQKLQRNLPTTQVADLAVTDHDLVIGTHGRSFWVLDNIDVLRQIGPRTARGNVQLFKPAPAVRGVDPGVAIDYYLAREPRKLTLEILDPAGKVIRSFEGAVEEKKKDEKEAAGDEEDEDEDRAPPKPGMKKGLNRYTWDMHYPGYTEFKGMVLWAGRNRGPLALPGMYRARLSVDGRAQTQPFDIRIDPRVRGVTQADLQRRFDLALQIRDKVSQANEAVLLIRGIRKQIADDLSKTNDPAVVASAQKLDQRLAAIEGEIYQVQNRSSQDPLNFPIKLNNKLAALGGVIESAEAAPTDQSLQTFAQMSQQLDRQLAALEQALGQELPPLNAELKRAGMAPVERRPEPAVEQGTALKDGLFAQEEEEEEKE; encoded by the coding sequence GTGAAGCCATTGACGCGTGGGCGCCGTGCAGTCGCCAGGATCGCGATTGCCGGGGCAGCGATCGCCTGTTCCTCCATCCTGGTCGCGCAAGTCGAGCACAATATCCCGACCAAGCCCTATTCGGTGGACGAAAGCTATCTGACCGGATTCAAGTGGCGGAACATCGGGCCGAACCGCGGCGGCCGCTCCATCGCCGTTGCGGGCAGCGCGTCCCGCCCCAACGAATATTATTTCGGCGCCGTTGGCGGCGGACTTTGGAAGACGATCGACGGCGGGACGACCTGGAAGCCGGTCACGGACGAAGGTGTCGACAATAGCGCGGTGGGCGGGGTCGCCGTGTGCGAGACCAACCCCGATATCGTCTTTTTCACAACGGGCGAGACCCAGCTTCGCGGCAACATCATGCCCGGCAACGGCGTCTACAAATCCACCGACGCAGGAAAGACCTGGAAGAACGTCGGACTGAAGGAGGTGCGCAACTTCTCGCGGGTGCGAATCGACCCGAAGAACTGCAACACCGTGTTCGTCGGCGGCTTTGGCCATTACGGCGCCGAGAACCCCGAACGCGGAGTTTACAAGAGCACGGACGGCGGCGCGACCTGGCGCAAGGTGCTTTACCGCGACCCGCGATCGGGCGCAGTCGACATCGCGATCGACCAACGCAACCCGAAGGTCATTTACGCGGCGCTTTGGGAAGCGTGGCGCAAGCCTTGGGCAATGAGCTCGGGCGGGCCGGGCAGCGGCCTCTTCAAGAGCGTCGACGGCGGCGAGACCTGGACCGAGTTGACACGCAACCCGGGACTGCCCGGCGGCCTGATCGGCAAGATCGGAGTGAGCGTGTCGCCGGTCGACAGCTCGCGGGTCTATGCAATAGTCGAGAACAAGGACGGCGGGGTCTTCGTCTCCGATGACGCCGGCGCAACGTGGCGCCGGACAAACGACAAGCGCGATTTGAGGCAGCGCGCCTTCTATTACACGCGCATCTATGCCGACCCGAAGGTCAAGGATCGGGTCTATGTACTCAACGTCCAATTCTTCCGATCCGACGATGGCGGTAAGACGTTCAAGAAAAAGATCCGAGTGCCGCACGGCGACAATCACGATCTGTGGATCGCGCCCAACGACAACCAACGGATGATCGAGGGCAATGACGGCGGCGGCACGGTCAGCGTCAACGGGGGCGAGACCTGGACCGAGGAGGACTATCCGACCGCTCAGATCTACCGCGTCACGATCGACAAGCACTTCCCCTACTTTGCGTGCGGAGCCCAACAGGACAACACGACGATTTGCGTGCCGAGCAAGGACTGGCGGCACATGAACGCGCTCGGCCAGTACGGCTTTTCGCCCGGCGGGGGCGAAAGCGGCTACATCGCCGCCGATCCCCACAATCCGAACATCTATTATGCCGGGAGCTATGGCGGCGACCTCGATCGGTTCGACTATTCAACGGGCCAGACTCGGGCGGTGAACATCTGGCCCGACAACCCGATGGGCTATTCGGCAAGCGACATAACCGAGCGCTTCCAGTGGACCTATCCGATCGTCTTCGATCCCCAGGACAACGACACGCTCTACGCGGCTTCGCAGCATGTGTGGCGCACAACGAACGGGGGCCAGAGCTGGGAGAAGATCAGTCCGGACCTGACCCGGCACGAGCCGTCCACGCTGGCTGCTTCGGGCGGGCCGATCACTCTCGACCAAACGGGCGTGGAGACGTTCGCGACCGTGTTCGCCCTGACACCCTCACGGCTGGAGCCCGACGTGATCTGGGCGGGCTCCGACGATGGGCTGGTCCACATCACCCGCGACAACGGGCGTAGCTGGCAGAATGTGACTCCGACGAGCTTCCCGGAATATCTGAAGATCACGACGATCGAGGATTCGCCGAGCCGGCCTGGGACGGCATTCCTGACCGGCAATCGCTTCCTTCTCGACGACCTTCGTCCGTACGTTTTCAAGACCAGCGACTATGGCCGGACCTGGGTGCCGATCACCAAGGGCATACCAGCGGACGAAGTCGCACGATCGATCCGCGAGGATACGACGCGCCCCGGCCTGCTGTTCATGGGAACCGAGCGGGGCGTGTGGGTTTCGTTCGACGATGGGCGGAGGTGGCAGAAGCTGCAGCGCAACCTGCCGACGACGCAGGTCGCCGATCTCGCCGTGACTGATCACGATTTGGTCATCGGCACTCACGGGCGCTCTTTCTGGGTGCTCGACAATATCGACGTGCTTCGCCAGATCGGGCCTCGCACCGCCCGCGGCAACGTGCAGTTGTTCAAGCCCGCGCCCGCCGTCCGCGGCGTCGATCCGGGGGTCGCCATCGATTATTACCTGGCGCGCGAGCCGCGAAAGCTGACGCTCGAGATCCTCGATCCCGCCGGCAAGGTGATCCGCTCGTTCGAAGGCGCCGTCGAAGAAAAGAAGAAGGACGAGAAGGAAGCCGCGGGCGACGAGGAGGACGAGGACGAAGATCGCGCGCCGCCGAAGCCCGGAATGAAGAAGGGCCTCAACCGCTACACCTGGGACATGCATTATCCCGGCTATACCGAGTTCAAGGGCATGGTGCTGTGGGCCGGACGCAACCGCGGTCCGCTGGCGCTTCCCGGCATGTACCGGGCGCGGCTGAGCGTCGACGGGCGGGCGCAGACGCAGCCTTTCGACATCCGAATCGACCCGCGTGTCCGCGGCGTCACCCAGGCCGACCTGCAAAGGCGTTTCGACCTGGCGCTACAGATTCGCGATAAAGTCAGCCAGGCGAACGAGGCCGTGCTGCTGATCCGCGGGATCCGCAAGCAGATTGCCGACGACCTTTCGAAAACCAACGATCCGGCGGTTGTGGCTTCGGCGCAGAAGCTCGACCAGCGGCTCGCTGCAATCGAGGGCGAAATCTACCAGGTCCAGAACCGCAGCAGCCAGGACCCGCTGAACTTTCCAATCAAGCTCAACAACAAACTCGCGGCACTGGGCGGCGTGATCGAAAGTGCGGAAGCCGCGCCGACCGACCAGTCGCTGCAGACGTTCGCGCAGATGTCGCAGCAGCTGGACCGGCAGCTCGCCGCGCTCGAGCAGGCGCTTGGGCAGGAGCTGCCACCGCTGAACGCCGAGCTAAAGCGGGCCGGGATGGCGCCGGTCGAGCGGCGACCGGAGCCGGCGGTCGAGCAGGGAACGGCGCTGAAGGACGGCCTCTTCGCCCAGGAGGAAGAGGAAGAAGAGAAGGAGTGA
- a CDS encoding GIN domain-containing protein, whose amino-acid sequence MRSTALLFPLALTTAAPLAAAETVPVQAFRQVELRGGGNVVLRPGAVEQVTIVEGSSQFTTFRVDGEGRLIINACNDRCPRHYSLRIEIQVPKVVPSAVKGGGTITAAPGFARQREIAIAVDGGGLIDMRAVSAVTVAAAVTGGGKILSGVSDTLAAAVMGGGEIRYLGDPKTTIAINGGGNVRRAD is encoded by the coding sequence ATGCGCTCCACCGCTCTGCTCTTCCCGCTCGCGCTCACGACGGCTGCTCCGCTCGCCGCGGCCGAGACCGTGCCCGTCCAGGCTTTCCGCCAGGTCGAGCTTCGCGGCGGCGGCAATGTCGTCCTTCGCCCCGGCGCGGTGGAACAGGTGACGATCGTCGAGGGCAGCAGCCAGTTCACCACGTTCCGGGTCGACGGCGAGGGACGGCTCATCATCAATGCCTGCAACGATCGCTGTCCGCGCCATTATTCGCTCCGGATCGAAATCCAGGTGCCGAAGGTCGTGCCGTCCGCCGTCAAGGGCGGAGGGACCATCACCGCCGCTCCCGGCTTCGCCAGGCAGCGCGAGATTGCGATCGCGGTCGACGGCGGCGGGCTGATCGACATGCGCGCCGTTTCTGCAGTGACGGTTGCCGCAGCCGTTACCGGCGGCGGCAAGATCCTGTCCGGCGTCTCCGACACGCTCGCGGCCGCGGTGATGGGCGGCGGCGAAATCCGCTACCTCGGAGATCCCAAGACGACGATCGCAATCAACGGCGGCGGCAACGTCCGCAGAGCTGACTGA
- a CDS encoding GGDEF domain-containing protein, producing the protein MESPGAEAFEEIERLREKIARLEERVRQLDALAHQDSLVHVPNRRGFMRELEALIARVSRYGEGGAMLFVDIDGLKRINDSFGHKAGDEALIHVANALASGVRKSDCVARLGGDEFGVLLVHADEETARETAGRLKTLIDEHESHCDGNRLPLSIAIGVTMVAANDTTDAVIARADRAMYAEKSAAA; encoded by the coding sequence ATGGAGTCGCCGGGTGCCGAGGCGTTCGAGGAAATCGAGCGGCTGCGCGAGAAGATCGCCCGGCTGGAGGAACGAGTCCGCCAGCTCGACGCGCTCGCCCACCAGGATTCGCTGGTCCACGTTCCCAACCGCCGAGGCTTCATGCGCGAGCTCGAGGCGCTGATCGCCCGGGTCAGCCGCTACGGCGAAGGCGGGGCGATGCTGTTCGTCGACATCGACGGGCTCAAGCGGATCAACGACAGCTTCGGCCACAAGGCCGGCGACGAGGCGCTGATCCACGTCGCCAACGCGCTTGCAAGCGGAGTGCGCAAGAGCGATTGCGTCGCACGGCTCGGAGGCGACGAGTTCGGAGTGCTTCTCGTCCATGCCGACGAGGAGACCGCTCGCGAAACTGCCGGGCGGTTGAAAACCCTGATCGACGAACACGAGAGCCATTGCGACGGCAACCGGCTTCCGCTCAGCATCGCAATCGGGGTGACGATGGTGGCCGCCAATGACACGACCGACGCGGTGATCGCACGGGCCGACCGGGCGATGTACGCGGAAAAGTCCGCGGCGGCCTAG
- a CDS encoding 5-(carboxyamino)imidazole ribonucleotide synthase → MIVEPGSTIGIIGGGQLGKMLAVAAAQLGYKCHVFEPGEAPCAADVAAEFTRAAYSDLDALRRFADSVDVATYEFENVPAASLEVIASKLRPGVASLKIGQDRALEKEFIEGTGAQVGPWLRVDSEADALAAEQKLGTPLVLKTRRLGYDGKGQAWAHEAGSIVETWDSIGRQPAVAEARIAFDCEFSVVLARSADGASVTWDLPLNDHDNGILRRSTVPAGEIVDRHRDEAVRVATRIADALGHIGVLTVEFFATPDGPIVNEIAPRVHNSGHWTIEGAVTCQFEQHIRAICGLPFGSTRLVGASAVMENLLGDEIATWAELVADPDAHVHIYGKGQPRPGRKMGHVTRIR, encoded by the coding sequence ATGATCGTCGAGCCGGGCTCCACGATCGGGATCATCGGCGGCGGCCAGCTCGGCAAGATGCTCGCCGTCGCCGCCGCCCAGCTTGGCTACAAATGCCACGTGTTCGAGCCCGGCGAGGCGCCGTGCGCCGCGGATGTCGCGGCTGAGTTCACGCGCGCCGCTTACTCCGACCTCGATGCGCTCCGCCGCTTCGCCGACAGCGTCGACGTCGCCACCTATGAGTTTGAGAACGTCCCCGCCGCCTCGCTCGAGGTCATCGCCTCCAAGCTCCGGCCAGGGGTTGCCTCGCTCAAGATCGGACAGGACCGCGCTCTTGAGAAGGAGTTCATCGAGGGCACTGGAGCCCAGGTCGGTCCGTGGCTCCGGGTCGATAGCGAAGCAGACGCGCTCGCGGCCGAGCAGAAGCTCGGAACGCCGCTCGTCCTGAAGACCCGCCGGCTAGGTTATGACGGTAAGGGCCAGGCCTGGGCGCACGAGGCCGGATCCATCGTCGAGACCTGGGACTCGATCGGCCGCCAGCCCGCCGTCGCCGAGGCGCGCATCGCCTTCGATTGCGAATTCTCGGTGGTGCTCGCGCGCTCGGCCGACGGAGCCAGCGTCACCTGGGACCTTCCGCTCAACGACCATGACAATGGCATCCTCCGCCGCTCGACCGTTCCGGCCGGCGAGATCGTCGATCGCCACCGCGACGAAGCGGTGCGCGTCGCGACCCGGATAGCCGACGCCCTCGGCCATATCGGGGTCCTCACGGTGGAGTTCTTCGCCACGCCCGACGGCCCGATCGTCAACGAGATCGCGCCCCGCGTGCACAACAGCGGCCACTGGACGATCGAGGGCGCGGTGACCTGCCAGTTCGAGCAGCACATCCGCGCCATCTGCGGCCTCCCGTTCGGTTCGACCCGGCTCGTCGGTGCATCGGCGGTGATGGAAAACCTGCTCGGCGACGAGATCGCGACCTGGGCCGAGCTGGTCGCCGATCCGGACGCCCATGTTCACATTTACGGCAAGGGCCAGCCTCGCCCGGGCCGCAAGATGGGGCACGTCACGCGCATCCGCTGA